The Mycobacterium sp. 3519A genome contains a region encoding:
- a CDS encoding ABC transporter permease — MMRHGLSYGWLAARRRIAEMVLPVITTATGAFLVVIVFGMSDGIRAQSASLGHADEIGRAVVLIAVTVLLVGVVEVAVATTRTVAHRTRELGVLGANGVPRAPVVAALLVEPVIAAVLGAAVGALLAAVTGLLLGTVGLAATGVSVEGLTLGAAIAFVVSVVAALATSIVPTWRAASRPPIRSLTAGV; from the coding sequence ATGATGCGACACGGCTTGTCCTACGGGTGGTTGGCTGCGCGACGGCGCATCGCCGAAATGGTGCTACCCGTCATCACGACGGCGACGGGCGCCTTCCTCGTGGTGATCGTGTTCGGCATGTCCGACGGGATTCGCGCGCAGTCGGCGTCACTGGGGCACGCCGACGAGATCGGCCGCGCCGTCGTGCTGATCGCCGTCACCGTGCTGCTGGTGGGCGTGGTCGAGGTGGCGGTGGCGACCACCCGCACCGTCGCCCATCGCACACGTGAACTCGGCGTGCTCGGCGCCAACGGTGTGCCGCGCGCGCCGGTGGTCGCGGCGTTGCTGGTCGAGCCGGTGATCGCTGCGGTGCTCGGCGCGGCGGTCGGGGCGTTGCTCGCCGCGGTGACCGGGTTATTGCTCGGCACGGTCGGTTTGGCGGCCACCGGAGTGTCGGTTGAGGGGTTGACGCTCGGCGCGGCGATCGCGTTCGTCGTGAGCGTCGTCGCGGCACTGGCCACCAGCATCGTGCCCACCTGGCGCGCCGCGTCGCGGCCGCCGATCCGATCGCTGACCGCAGGAGTCTGA
- a CDS encoding ABC transporter permease yields the protein METIQVGSPAIATAPGNTFVCLVRFALANIRRRPERFALAVLGIALAIACVTVVRTISASFAITGADSVTDVLDGAQLWAVPAAGIHYDSNAQALVADGAAPAITVPPGWTATRVISGVTEINGSTVSLRGNDEIPSGQARFGTAVADRLDLQPGDRVAVGGRDLVVGVEGSGQSVTVATPLARSVVGDNAWWTIVAPPGDEKRRDLGQTFGDAVDVPSTSDPSVKPDPTGRGLIYDTVGGSGPLTFEQKFSALFSGKVTSSTLGLISTIGLGLGFVIAVSSFLAAVQERRREFGIMSSIGLADEVLYFFLVESGIVFLAAYLVGVLGAGAAVALVIPGIATPTAWLQAAGMVAAFLPAMAIVGALVPVHRLLQQRPVSLLGDR from the coding sequence GTGGAGACCATCCAGGTCGGTTCACCGGCGATCGCCACCGCCCCCGGTAACACCTTCGTGTGCCTCGTCCGGTTCGCGTTGGCGAACATCCGTCGCAGGCCAGAACGGTTCGCGCTTGCCGTGCTCGGCATCGCACTGGCGATCGCATGCGTGACGGTGGTGCGCACCATCTCGGCCAGTTTCGCGATCACCGGGGCGGATTCGGTGACCGACGTGTTGGACGGCGCGCAGTTGTGGGCGGTGCCCGCCGCGGGCATCCACTACGACAGCAACGCGCAGGCTCTGGTCGCCGACGGTGCCGCGCCCGCCATCACCGTGCCGCCGGGATGGACCGCGACCCGGGTCATCTCCGGGGTCACCGAGATCAACGGCAGCACGGTCTCGCTGCGCGGCAACGACGAAATACCCAGTGGCCAAGCGAGGTTCGGCACAGCAGTAGCCGATCGACTGGATCTGCAACCAGGCGACCGGGTGGCAGTCGGCGGGCGGGATCTGGTCGTCGGCGTCGAAGGCAGCGGGCAGTCGGTGACCGTGGCGACGCCGCTTGCCCGGTCGGTGGTCGGTGACAACGCCTGGTGGACGATCGTCGCCCCGCCCGGCGACGAGAAGCGGCGCGACCTGGGGCAGACCTTCGGTGACGCGGTCGATGTGCCGTCGACGTCGGACCCGTCGGTCAAACCGGACCCGACCGGCCGCGGCCTGATCTACGACACCGTCGGCGGTTCCGGGCCGTTGACGTTCGAGCAGAAGTTCTCCGCGCTGTTCTCCGGCAAGGTGACCAGTTCGACGCTCGGCCTCATCTCGACGATCGGGTTGGGCCTCGGATTCGTCATCGCGGTGTCGTCGTTCTTGGCGGCCGTGCAGGAGCGACGGCGCGAGTTCGGCATCATGTCCAGCATCGGGCTCGCCGACGAAGTGCTCTACTTCTTCCTCGTCGAATCGGGCATCGTGTTCCTGGCGGCCTACCTGGTCGGTGTGCTCGGCGCTGGAGCTGCTGTGGCGCTGGTGATTCCGGGGATCGCGACACCGACGGCCTGGCTGCAGGCCGCAGGTATGGTCGCGGCTTTCCTGCCCGCGATGGCGATCGTCGGCGCGCTGGTGCCCGTGCACCGGCTACTGCAACAACGGCCCGTCTCACTATTGGGAGACAGGTGA
- a CDS encoding ABC transporter ATP-binding protein — protein MTAIDETADTTAAAQDRAPVIEISDVWKLHKLGDEVVRALVAAELKVMPGEFVCLMGPSGSGKSTLLNIIGGLDRPTKGSVRLAGRDTSLLTESQFAALRHDTIGFIFQSYNLIPFLSAVENVELPLMFEPYDRKSLRKRALELLELVGLGHRVHHQPTKMSGGEQQRTAIARSLISNPTLVLADEPTANLDHRTGETVVRMLRDLCSTLGVTVVASTHDPTVADEASRVVRMKDGQIVN, from the coding sequence ATGACCGCTATCGACGAAACCGCCGACACCACCGCCGCGGCGCAGGACCGCGCGCCCGTCATCGAGATCTCGGACGTATGGAAGCTGCACAAGCTCGGCGACGAAGTGGTTCGCGCGCTGGTGGCCGCCGAGTTGAAAGTCATGCCAGGAGAATTCGTCTGTCTGATGGGGCCGAGCGGCAGCGGGAAGTCGACGCTGCTCAACATCATCGGTGGACTCGACCGGCCCACCAAGGGCAGCGTCAGGCTGGCGGGTCGTGACACGTCGCTGCTGACCGAGAGCCAGTTCGCCGCGTTGCGTCACGACACCATCGGGTTCATCTTCCAGAGCTACAACCTGATCCCGTTCCTGTCGGCGGTGGAAAACGTCGAACTGCCACTGATGTTCGAGCCGTACGACCGCAAATCGCTGCGCAAGCGGGCGCTGGAACTGCTCGAACTCGTCGGTCTCGGGCACCGGGTGCACCACCAGCCGACCAAGATGTCAGGCGGCGAACAGCAGCGCACGGCGATCGCGCGCTCGCTGATCAGCAACCCGACGCTTGTGCTTGCCGACGAACCGACTGCCAATCTGGACCACCGCACCGGGGAGACGGTGGTGCGCATGCTGCGCGACCTGTGTTCCACGCTGGGCGTCACCGTGGTCGCCAGCACGCACGACCCCACGGTGGCCGACGAAGCGAGCCGTGTCGTCCGCATGAAAGACGGACAAATCGTCAACTGA